A stretch of the Staphylococcus sp. NRL 16/872 genome encodes the following:
- a CDS encoding LysR family transcriptional regulator translates to MDSLKVLTEVVKTQSFTKAAENLYTSQPSISRDIKRLELEYDVKIFEFRHSKMSLTSDGEKLFQYALQRERLEQTLRHDLKMQPDTISGDVRVGSSYTYGEYRLSQHLTDLAKKYPELYIHVYLNNSDTVLQHIKNNTIDLGIIEKEVQSNIIHSRRIAQDEIVLIRKKSSSSNKSICFIRERGSGTRVYQENALSQMTSSSYLVEINNTNLIKNMVHADKGFSIVSKSTLTPYDLEKLEVTNLGITRHFYLVIHKNKYIDTKLNEVINNLIS, encoded by the coding sequence CAGAAAATTTATATACTTCACAGCCATCAATAAGTCGCGATATTAAACGATTAGAACTGGAATACGATGTAAAAATTTTCGAATTTAGACATTCTAAAATGTCTTTAACAAGCGATGGGGAGAAACTATTTCAATATGCTTTACAACGTGAGCGTTTAGAACAAACCTTAAGACACGATTTGAAAATGCAACCTGATACAATTTCGGGAGATGTGAGGGTAGGGAGTAGTTACACTTATGGCGAATATCGATTGTCACAACATCTTACTGATTTAGCCAAAAAATATCCTGAATTATACATTCATGTGTATTTAAATAATTCTGATACAGTATTACAACATATTAAGAATAACACTATCGATTTAGGTATAATCGAAAAAGAGGTTCAAAGTAATATTATACACAGTAGACGTATTGCTCAAGATGAAATAGTATTAATTCGTAAAAAATCATCATCTTCAAATAAATCAATATGCTTTATCAGAGAACGCGGATCAGGTACAAGAGTCTATCAAGAAAATGCGTTATCACAAATGACTTCATCCTCTTATTTAGTAGAAATTAATAACACAAATCTAATTAAAAATATGGTTCATGCTGATAAAGGCTTTTCTATTGTTTCTAAATCGACATTAACCCCTTATGATTTAGAAAAGCTAGAAGTAACAAACTTAGGCATCACACGCCATTTCTATTTAGTCATACATAAAAATAAGTATATTGATACGAAGCTTAATGAAGTTATCAACAATTTGATTTCATGA
- a CDS encoding type I toxin-antitoxin system Fst family toxin, whose protein sequence is MLDNFVHIMTTAANGCIVALFAHWLRNRNDKKK, encoded by the coding sequence ATGCTTGATAACTTTGTTCACATCATGACCACAGCAGCGAATGGTTGTATCGTCGCATTATTTGCGCATTGGCTACGCAATCGCAACGATAAGAAAAAATAG
- a CDS encoding SE2200 family small protein, with amino-acid sequence MKKLLIVTIISTIGFCALKRYQKHVNQVPNIEY; translated from the coding sequence GTGAAAAAATTATTAATAGTAACAATTATTAGTACTATTGGTTTTTGTGCACTCAAACGTTACCAAAAACATGTAAACCAAGTACCAAACATAGAATATTAG
- the lqo gene encoding L-lactate dehydrogenase (quinone) produces MNTKESKTVVVIGAGVLSTTFSSMLKELEPSWNIKLYERLDRPGIESSNERHNAGTGHAALCELNYTVKQPDGSIDIEKAKEINEQFEISKQFWGHLVKNNSISNPKEFIQPLPHISFVRGKNNVQFLKDRYHAMKDFPMFDNIEYTEDIEEMRKWVPLMMEGHSSSDIMAASKINEGTDVNFGELTRKMAKNIEQHPNANVQYNHEVIDFNHRKDGKWEVKVRQRNSGDVQTELADYVFIGAGGGAIPLLQKTGIPESKHLGGFPITGQFLICTNPDIIAQHDAKVYGKEPPGTPPMTVPHLDTRYIDGERTLLFGPFASVGPKFLKNGSNLDLFKSVKPYNITTLLSAAAKNLPLIKYSFDQILMTKEGCMNHLRTFYPEARDEDWQLYTAGKRVQVIKDTPEYGKGFIQFGTEVVNSEDHSVIALLGESPGASTSVSVALEVLEKNFPEYESEWTPKIQKMIPSYGKSLINDTALMKKIRQQTSKDLELNYYQNNK; encoded by the coding sequence ATGAATACAAAAGAGTCAAAAACAGTTGTTGTTATTGGTGCTGGTGTTTTAAGCACAACTTTTAGTTCTATGCTTAAAGAGTTAGAACCAAGCTGGAATATAAAACTATATGAACGTTTGGATCGTCCTGGTATCGAAAGCTCAAATGAGCGTCATAATGCTGGAACTGGTCATGCTGCTTTATGTGAATTGAACTATACAGTGAAACAACCTGATGGATCAATTGATATAGAAAAGGCAAAAGAAATTAATGAACAGTTTGAGATTTCAAAACAATTTTGGGGTCATTTAGTTAAAAATAATAGTATTTCCAACCCTAAAGAATTTATTCAACCATTACCTCACATTAGTTTTGTTAGAGGTAAAAATAACGTTCAATTCTTAAAGGATCGTTATCATGCTATGAAGGATTTTCCAATGTTCGACAATATTGAATATACAGAAGATATTGAAGAGATGAGAAAATGGGTTCCATTAATGATGGAGGGTCATAGCTCAAGTGATATTATGGCTGCTAGTAAGATTAACGAAGGTACAGATGTTAACTTTGGAGAGCTTACTCGTAAAATGGCTAAAAATATTGAACAACATCCTAATGCCAATGTCCAATATAATCATGAAGTAATAGACTTTAACCATCGAAAAGATGGTAAATGGGAAGTTAAAGTGCGTCAACGTAACAGCGGTGATGTTCAAACTGAACTTGCTGATTATGTATTTATTGGTGCTGGTGGTGGTGCTATTCCACTATTACAAAAAACCGGAATTCCAGAAAGTAAACATTTGGGCGGATTCCCTATTACAGGACAATTTTTAATTTGTACTAACCCAGACATTATAGCCCAACACGATGCCAAAGTTTACGGTAAAGAACCACCTGGCACACCACCTATGACAGTACCTCACTTGGATACTCGATATATTGATGGTGAACGTACATTATTATTTGGTCCATTCGCTAGTGTGGGTCCTAAGTTCTTAAAAAATGGTTCTAATCTTGATTTATTTAAATCAGTCAAACCATATAATATTACAACATTGTTATCTGCTGCTGCTAAAAACCTACCTTTAATCAAATATTCATTTGATCAAATATTAATGACTAAAGAAGGTTGTATGAATCATTTACGTACATTTTATCCAGAAGCACGTGATGAAGATTGGCAGTTATACACTGCAGGCAAACGTGTACAAGTGATTAAAGATACTCCCGAATATGGTAAAGGATTTATTCAGTTTGGTACAGAAGTTGTTAATTCTGAAGATCATTCGGTAATAGCTTTATTAGGAGAGTCTCCAGGAGCATCAACTTCAGTATCTGTAGCTTTAGAAGTACTTGAGAAAAACTTCCCTGAATATGAATCTGAATGGACACCTAAAATACAAAAAATGATTCCATCTTATGGTAAATCACTCATTAATGATACTGCGTTAATGAAAAAAATCCGTCAACAGACATCAAAAGATTTAGAATTAAATTACTATCAAAACAATAAATAG